The following proteins are co-located in the Bacillus alveayuensis genome:
- a CDS encoding spore germination protein D (product_source=KO:K06294; cath_funfam=1.10.10.720; cleavage_site_network=SignalP-noTM; ko=KO:K06294; smart=SM00727; superfamily=56209): protein MISKIPLLLTIFILSSLSLIGCAGNEQTGGQMDYDETKKMVVDILKTDDGKKAIQEVMKDESMQQNLVLDQQKVKETIEKTLTSDKGKEFWKKTFEDPKFAESFAKTLQKEHEKVIKGLMKDPEYQEMMIDILKDPKVEEEMLTVIKSQEFRKHLQTVITDTFTSPLFKKKIEETLLKAAQEMNAQQQGGGGGGDQQSTEGSSSGQQEDSES, encoded by the coding sequence ATGATAAGCAAAATTCCGCTCCTCCTAACAATATTCATTTTATCTTCACTCTCTTTAATAGGGTGTGCGGGGAATGAGCAAACTGGCGGACAAATGGATTATGACGAAACAAAAAAAATGGTTGTTGATATATTAAAAACGGATGACGGTAAAAAAGCCATCCAAGAAGTGATGAAGGATGAATCAATGCAGCAAAATTTAGTTCTGGATCAACAAAAAGTAAAAGAGACGATTGAAAAAACCCTGACATCTGACAAAGGCAAAGAGTTTTGGAAAAAAACATTTGAAGATCCTAAATTTGCGGAAAGCTTTGCGAAAACATTGCAAAAAGAACATGAAAAAGTTATTAAAGGATTAATGAAGGATCCAGAATACCAAGAAATGATGATCGACATTTTAAAAGATCCAAAAGTAGAAGAAGAGATGTTGACTGTCATAAAGAGCCAAGAATTTCGCAAACATTTACAAACTGTTATAACCGATACGTTTACAAGTCCACTATTTAAAAAGAAGATAGAAGAAACACTGTTAAAGGCTGCCCAAGAAATGAATGCTCAACAACAAGGTGGAGGCGGTGGTGGGGATCAGCAATCTACAGAAGGTTCTTCAAGTGGTCAACAAGAAGATAGTGAATCATAA
- a CDS encoding KinB signaling pathway activation protein (product_source=KO:K06349; cath_funfam=1.10.287.70; cog=COG0474; ko=KO:K06349; pfam=PF14089; smart=SM01251; superfamily=81490; transmembrane_helix_parts=Inside_1_6,TMhelix_7_29,Outside_30_48,TMhelix_49_71,Inside_72_77,TMhelix_78_100,Outside_101_114,TMhelix_115_137,Inside_138_145,TMhelix_146_168,Outside_169_172,TMhelix_173_192,Inside_193_203): MNSRNWVRLFLSTLLVGGIVTGIVGFLLRWDEYKILFMNFDISEILAVLFWLIGVGFIFSIISQMGFFAYLTVHRFGLGVFRTASLWNAVQLVLIAFVLFDLVYFRYQIFAEEGETIIPYFMVALGIFLFGLVIAFLKKKQTNKEAFIPALFFMVVVSVVEWMPAIQVNEKDWLYLMIIPILVCNAYQLLILPKLTSNTNKKS, encoded by the coding sequence GTGAATAGTCGTAATTGGGTACGCTTATTTTTATCAACTTTACTTGTTGGTGGAATCGTCACAGGCATTGTTGGCTTTTTATTACGCTGGGATGAGTATAAAATACTTTTTATGAATTTTGATATAAGTGAAATTTTGGCCGTTTTATTCTGGCTTATAGGTGTAGGTTTTATTTTTAGCATTATAAGTCAAATGGGCTTTTTTGCTTATTTAACGGTTCATCGTTTTGGACTCGGTGTTTTTCGAACGGCTTCGTTATGGAATGCAGTTCAATTAGTATTAATTGCCTTCGTATTATTTGATTTAGTTTATTTTCGTTATCAAATTTTTGCTGAAGAGGGAGAAACGATAATTCCTTATTTTATGGTAGCTCTGGGGATCTTCCTTTTCGGTTTAGTCATTGCCTTTTTAAAGAAAAAACAAACAAATAAAGAAGCCTTTATCCCAGCATTATTTTTCATGGTTGTCGTTTCCGTTGTAGAGTGGATGCCTGCCATTCAAGTAAATGAAAAAGACTGGCTATATTTAATGATTATCCCGATATTAGTTTGCAATGCATACCAATTGCTGATTTTGCCGAAGTTAACTAGTAACACAAATAAAAAGAGCTAA